In Kosmotoga arenicorallina S304, a genomic segment contains:
- a CDS encoding metallophosphoesterase family protein — translation MRLAFISDIHGNLEALNAVLEDIKEKNIDKLYCIGDLVGYGPDPEEVVRTIMKQNITTIMGNYDDAIGNEKESCGCSYNPGRETEIGDITLNWSIKNTSDKSKIFLKALPKKLEFEVEKVKFLLVHGSPLNHLLEYVKPDTESERLEQIVSSTDADVIVNGHTHLPMAMWIKGKYIFNDGSVGRPKDGDPRASYLIIDVNKGTLKYEFVRVEYPIKITIEKLAKHELPMELATVLALGSSFDMGESRKENKQEFFL, via the coding sequence ATGAGACTTGCATTCATTTCAGATATTCATGGAAATCTTGAGGCGCTCAATGCGGTGCTTGAGGATATTAAGGAGAAAAATATAGATAAATTGTATTGTATTGGTGACCTTGTTGGCTACGGACCGGACCCTGAAGAGGTTGTAAGAACGATAATGAAGCAAAATATTACCACCATTATGGGAAATTATGATGATGCGATAGGCAATGAAAAAGAAAGCTGTGGTTGTTCTTATAACCCCGGAAGAGAAACGGAAATAGGTGATATTACGCTTAATTGGTCTATTAAAAACACCTCTGACAAATCAAAAATCTTTTTGAAAGCTTTGCCGAAAAAACTTGAATTTGAAGTGGAGAAAGTGAAATTTCTTCTTGTTCATGGCAGCCCATTGAATCATTTACTTGAATATGTAAAACCCGATACTGAGTCTGAGCGTCTTGAACAAATTGTTTCCTCAACAGATGCCGATGTAATTGTAAACGGCCACACACACTTGCCCATGGCAATGTGGATTAAAGGAAAGTACATTTTCAATGACGGCAGTGTTGGTAGGCCGAAAGATGGCGACCCAAGGGCATCTTATTTGATTATTGATGTAAATAAGGGAACATTGAAGTATGAATTTGTTAGGGTTGAATATCCTATCAAAATAACAATAGAAAAACTCGCTAAACATGAGCTCCCTATGGAACTCGCAACAGTTCTTGCTTTGGGGTCAAGTTTTGATATGGGAGAAAGCAGAAAGGAAAATAAGCAGGAATTCTTCCTTTGA
- a CDS encoding ArsR/SmtB family transcription factor — MKSKAIMLSDILKVLSKELNLKMLALIDTYDELCVCDFKELIDVPQPTISRHLKELLDIRLIDVRQEGRWRYYNPSRPYEPFIKEIIELTKKEYAIEKKELKRACH; from the coding sequence GTGAAATCGAAAGCAATAATGTTATCAGATATTTTAAAGGTTCTAAGCAAAGAACTAAATCTCAAAATGCTTGCTCTTATAGACACGTATGATGAACTTTGTGTGTGTGACTTCAAGGAACTTATTGATGTTCCCCAGCCTACTATTTCAAGGCACTTAAAGGAATTGCTTGATATAAGGCTTATCGACGTTAGGCAAGAGGGACGCTGGAGATATTACAACCCTTCCAGGCCATATGAGCCTTTCATAAAAGAAATTATAGAACTCACTAAAAAGGAATACGCCATAGAGAAAAAGGAATTAAAGAGAGCGTGCCACTAA
- a CDS encoding carbon-nitrogen hydrolase family protein: MKFAIAVNKIHSRKEENFSIIKSLINEAAENGAELILFPEAAFTGLVNTDSPEKDLTLGESISGKYINELVSLSRELGIWIATGFFEIEDGVLYDSAVLISFDGRIVLKHRRTDSGWHSPKAPEEVYKEGSEHLAIETPFGRVAFLICGELFHDDALEQVKKLKPDILLVPMARSFYKVDNVQHWWDTDEKWFYLERLAQAKTNCLVANCLGDGIIEDSFGGAMAVDKLGNIIAELPLHKQGLLYVEIDLENSPQEQR; encoded by the coding sequence ATGAAATTTGCTATTGCGGTCAATAAAATTCATTCTAGAAAGGAAGAAAATTTCTCAATAATTAAAAGTTTAATTAATGAAGCGGCTGAAAATGGTGCAGAGCTAATTCTTTTCCCTGAAGCAGCTTTTACCGGGTTGGTTAATACCGATTCGCCAGAAAAGGATCTCACTTTAGGCGAAAGTATTTCAGGGAAATACATAAATGAGCTTGTATCGTTATCCAGAGAACTGGGAATCTGGATAGCCACAGGTTTTTTTGAAATAGAAGATGGGGTCTTATACGATAGTGCAGTACTAATTTCATTTGATGGACGTATTGTTTTGAAACATCGTCGAACAGATTCAGGCTGGCATTCGCCAAAAGCCCCAGAAGAAGTTTATAAAGAAGGATCAGAACACCTTGCAATTGAGACTCCTTTTGGCAGAGTTGCTTTTCTCATTTGTGGCGAGCTTTTTCACGACGATGCGCTTGAGCAAGTAAAAAAACTCAAACCAGATATACTGCTTGTCCCCATGGCAAGGAGTTTTTACAAGGTAGATAACGTCCAGCACTGGTGGGATACTGATGAAAAATGGTTTTATCTTGAACGCCTTGCACAAGCTAAAACTAATTGTTTAGTGGCCAACTGCCTTGGAGATGGAATTATTGAAGACTCCTTTGGTGGAGCAATGGCGGTGGATAAACTTGGAAATATAATTGCTGAACTACCACTTCACAAACAAGGGCTTTTATATGTTGAAATAGATCTTGAAAATAGTCCTCAGGAACAAAGATGA
- a CDS encoding outer membrane protein assembly factor BamB family protein produces MKRRVISSVIFSILILLLSTGCLKLNSPPVFSDIPDQSVKEGDTLKLNLSEYVLDPDGNELTFKLLYGVGKIISNTYRFNPGYEASGTYNVEIEASDSWGGNATDTFMITVIDVNRAPVCPMNPFPADDAIDVSHNPILSWNCIDPDGDPIKFDVYFGTNPIPIKLVATDISLKEYNPGILDVHKTYYWKIIAKDNRGIETEGDIWSFSTANRVPKIDISDQSVNEGETLTLDLTEYATDLDNDTLIFTILNGVGTITDATYTYSPDYEASGTYNVEIEASDGWGGNATDTFVITVTDVNRAPLSPADPSPANDEVDVSLNPTLSWSCSDPDGDSLSYDVYFGTSASPTILIANTTNTIFNPGELDGNTVYYWKIIAHDNFGGMSEGSLWSFKTTVFKWKYQTGYRTISSPAIGNDGTVYVGSRDNYLHAINPDGTVKWKFEASDDVDSSPAIGNDGTIYIGSYDGHLYAVSPEGTQVWKFEFSGAVNSSPAIGPDGTIYIGSLDNNLYAINPDGTKKWSFATSGGVDSSPSIGADGTIYVGSNDFNLYAISPDGTLVWIFQTGNLVHSSPAIGSDGTIYVGSYDGKLYAINPDGTKKWEFRTGDRIYSSPAIGVDSTIYIGSLDGKLYAINPDGTKKWEFSVSDFIYSSPAIGADGTIYVRTYYAGFYAINADGTKKWEYLLGDYVYSSPVISNNGTIYVGVGWFLYALKGNSGGPANSDWPMFRHDEKHTGMVPVP; encoded by the coding sequence GTGAAAAGAAGAGTAATTTCATCGGTTATTTTTTCTATTCTTATCCTCTTGCTAAGTACAGGCTGTCTAAAACTTAATTCTCCCCCGGTATTTTCTGATATTCCTGATCAGAGCGTTAAAGAAGGGGATACCCTTAAACTTAACCTATCAGAATATGTCTTGGATCCGGATGGAAACGAATTAACCTTCAAATTGCTATATGGAGTTGGAAAGATAATTTCAAATACATATAGATTCAATCCGGGTTACGAAGCATCAGGAACATATAATGTGGAGATAGAAGCAAGTGATAGCTGGGGTGGAAATGCGACAGATACATTTATGATAACAGTGATAGATGTCAACAGAGCACCTGTCTGTCCTATGAATCCATTCCCTGCAGATGATGCAATTGATGTTTCTCACAACCCAATCCTTTCCTGGAATTGCATTGATCCTGATGGTGACCCGATAAAATTTGATGTGTATTTTGGTACAAATCCAATCCCGATAAAGCTTGTTGCGACTGATATTTCATTAAAAGAGTACAACCCGGGCATTTTAGATGTCCACAAAACCTATTACTGGAAAATAATTGCAAAAGATAACAGAGGAATAGAAACAGAAGGAGATATCTGGAGCTTTTCAACTGCAAACAGGGTTCCTAAAATAGACATAAGTGACCAGAGTGTAAACGAAGGAGAGACATTGACTCTGGATCTGACAGAATATGCAACTGATCTCGACAATGACACATTAATTTTCACCATATTGAATGGAGTAGGGACTATAACGGATGCGACATATACTTACAGCCCGGATTATGAAGCATCAGGAACATATAATGTGGAGATAGAAGCAAGTGATGGCTGGGGCGGAAATGCGACAGACACGTTTGTAATAACAGTAACGGATGTTAACAGAGCGCCTCTATCACCAGCAGACCCATCACCGGCAAATGACGAGGTAGATGTTTCCCTTAATCCTACTCTTTCATGGAGTTGCAGTGACCCTGACGGGGATTCACTGAGTTACGATGTGTATTTTGGTACAAGTGCATCTCCCACAATTTTAATTGCTAATACAACAAATACAATATTTAATCCAGGAGAACTCGATGGAAATACAGTGTATTACTGGAAAATAATCGCGCATGATAACTTTGGAGGAATGAGCGAAGGTTCTCTGTGGAGCTTCAAAACAACTGTATTTAAGTGGAAATATCAAACTGGTTACAGGACAATATCATCACCAGCTATTGGTAACGACGGTACTGTTTATGTGGGAAGTCGAGATAATTATTTGCATGCCATTAATCCTGATGGAACTGTAAAATGGAAATTTGAGGCAAGTGACGATGTGGACTCGTCTCCAGCAATAGGAAATGACGGTACCATTTACATTGGAAGTTATGACGGTCATTTGTATGCAGTCAGTCCAGAAGGAACTCAAGTATGGAAATTCGAGTTTTCTGGGGCTGTCAATTCATCACCCGCAATAGGCCCTGATGGTACTATTTATATTGGAAGTCTGGACAACAATCTCTACGCAATAAATCCAGACGGTACAAAAAAATGGTCATTTGCAACATCAGGGGGGGTAGATTCATCACCTTCGATAGGTGCTGACGGGACGATATATGTAGGAAGCAATGATTTTAATCTTTACGCTATAAGCCCGGATGGCACATTGGTATGGATATTTCAAACAGGAAATTTGGTTCATTCATCCCCTGCAATAGGCAGTGATGGAACTATATATGTTGGAAGTTATGATGGTAAGCTTTATGCGATAAACCCAGATGGGACAAAAAAGTGGGAATTTCGAACTGGGGATCGGATATATTCATCACCTGCAATTGGTGTTGATAGCACAATTTATATTGGAAGCCTTGACGGAAAGCTTTATGCGATAAACCCAGATGGGACAAAAAAATGGGAATTTTCAGTTTCAGATTTTATATATTCGTCTCCAGCAATAGGTGCTGACGGGACTATTTATGTCAGAACCTATTATGCAGGTTTTTACGCAATAAACGCTGATGGAACGAAAAAATGGGAATATTTATTGGGGGATTATGTATATTCATCACCTGTCATCAGTAATAATGGCACTATTTATGTAGGTGTTGGGTGGTTTCTTTACGCTCTCAAAGGCAACAGTGGCGGTCCTGCGAATTCAGATTGGCCTATGTTCCGTCATGATGAAAAACACACAGGCATGGTTCCGGTACCGTAA
- the arsB gene encoding ACR3 family arsenite efflux transporter, which translates to MPEERLDFFSKYLSIWVAISMILGAVIGNFWPKLADDLGSWEIANVSIPVAIVLLFMMYPIMLKIEFKEVVNVKKNSKPLFLTLIVNWAIKPFTMAILSWLFMRFIFASFIPDVLANEYIAGMILLGLAPCTAMVLVWTYLAKGNINYALVQVAINDLVILFVFAPLGKLLIGVSTGFPVPFSTIFWSVIFYVAIPLLLAIITRHLVVRNKSKEYLEEKVIPRFDPFTKIGLLLTLVFVFMFQGKTIFENPFHILLIAIPLIFQTYLIFFIGYMGAKALKIEYFEAAPSAFIGASNFFELSIAVALILFGMDSGAALATVVGVLVEVPVMLSLVAIMKRNREKFSFAN; encoded by the coding sequence ATGCCAGAAGAAAGATTAGACTTCTTCAGCAAGTATCTTTCAATTTGGGTAGCTATTTCAATGATTCTTGGTGCAGTGATTGGAAATTTTTGGCCAAAGCTGGCTGATGATTTAGGAAGCTGGGAGATAGCCAATGTATCGATTCCAGTTGCAATAGTTCTTCTGTTTATGATGTATCCCATCATGTTAAAAATCGAGTTCAAAGAAGTTGTTAATGTTAAGAAAAACTCAAAGCCGCTGTTTTTGACACTCATTGTCAACTGGGCAATCAAACCCTTTACGATGGCCATTCTTTCCTGGTTGTTTATGAGGTTTATTTTTGCGTCGTTTATTCCAGATGTATTGGCTAATGAGTATATCGCAGGTATGATACTTTTAGGGCTTGCTCCGTGCACAGCAATGGTTCTTGTATGGACTTATCTTGCAAAAGGAAACATTAACTACGCACTGGTTCAGGTTGCAATCAATGATCTGGTTATTTTATTTGTTTTTGCACCTCTTGGAAAATTACTTATAGGAGTATCAACGGGTTTTCCTGTACCCTTTTCAACAATATTTTGGTCCGTAATTTTTTACGTTGCTATACCATTGCTTTTAGCGATTATAACAAGGCACCTTGTTGTTCGGAATAAGAGTAAGGAGTATCTTGAAGAAAAAGTCATTCCTCGTTTTGATCCCTTTACTAAAATTGGGTTGCTTCTTACTCTCGTCTTTGTATTCATGTTTCAGGGAAAGACGATTTTTGAGAACCCCTTTCATATACTCCTAATAGCAATTCCTTTGATTTTTCAAACCTATCTGATATTTTTCATTGGCTACATGGGAGCAAAAGCGTTGAAAATAGAGTATTTTGAAGCAGCACCCTCTGCATTCATAGGTGCGTCAAATTTCTTTGAACTCTCTATTGCTGTGGCTCTGATCCTTTTTGGCATGGATTCAGGTGCTGCTCTTGCAACGGTCGTTGGAGTGCTTGTTGAAGTTCCTGTAATGCTTTCACTTGTTGCTATAATGAAAAGGAACAGAGAAAAATTCTCATTTGCTAACTAG
- a CDS encoding glycoside hydrolase family 66 protein — protein MKGKGLFFLLVVILFSCFGGAVVKLNFDKAFYIPGSKMILSIDGIDDCVKYELKITRGTKIIHSEVGTTTGTIEINAPFEIGGYGIDLALSGDNISRGFSVLNSWLDSPRYGFLTDFFPERYDIEKTMDYLTQFHINGLQYYDWMYDYGKLVYEEGDEYKDAWQRVRKISNTTLKELINEGHKRNIASMAYVALYACNREFGEKHPEWLLYKKEAESWVPLDFYKKILITNTLEDSDWTKFLIDECKKTIEFGFDGIHLDQYGYPKDLTSYMMKDGKYIPYRTSQGFLEFINLLKRETDRPVFFNYVNNWPNKIQSEAKADTVYIEPWESCNTYEDLYKMITDAKKRSGDKPVILAAYLEGIKKHSIFLADSIIAISGGRRLEIGEIMRILSGPYFPGADAVDMKFLDSLKNYYDFQVRYEDFLNGEFNELSDVNFEENYSTNPQKGKIWVSLKNSKQGMMINFVNLVSARSSLWRSKQRMPEDFSNLFITFPKTFFPDNARFFFISPDGHVAPQEIKAETIGNKIKLPLLYLKYWSAILVIPEK, from the coding sequence ATGAAAGGAAAAGGGCTTTTCTTTCTGCTGGTTGTCATCCTATTCTCTTGCTTTGGAGGTGCTGTTGTGAAGTTAAATTTCGATAAAGCCTTTTATATTCCCGGAAGCAAAATGATATTATCCATAGATGGCATTGATGATTGTGTTAAATATGAGCTTAAAATCACTCGTGGAACAAAAATTATCCATAGCGAAGTTGGAACTACGACCGGAACAATAGAAATTAATGCACCCTTTGAAATTGGAGGATATGGAATAGATCTGGCATTATCTGGTGATAATATCAGCCGTGGCTTTTCCGTGTTGAATAGTTGGTTAGATTCGCCAAGGTACGGCTTTCTTACAGACTTCTTTCCTGAACGCTACGATATTGAAAAGACAATGGATTATCTTACGCAGTTCCATATAAATGGTCTTCAATACTATGACTGGATGTACGACTATGGGAAGCTCGTATATGAAGAAGGGGATGAATATAAAGACGCCTGGCAGAGGGTAAGAAAAATATCTAACACGACTCTAAAAGAACTAATAAATGAAGGGCACAAACGAAATATCGCCTCTATGGCTTATGTAGCTCTTTATGCATGCAATAGGGAATTCGGCGAAAAACATCCTGAGTGGCTTCTCTACAAAAAAGAAGCTGAAAGCTGGGTTCCATTGGATTTCTATAAAAAAATACTGATAACAAATACACTGGAAGATTCGGATTGGACAAAATTCCTCATTGATGAATGCAAAAAAACCATTGAATTTGGATTCGATGGAATACACCTTGACCAGTACGGATACCCAAAAGATCTTACATCTTACATGATGAAGGATGGAAAATATATACCATATAGAACATCTCAGGGATTTTTGGAATTCATAAACCTTCTAAAAAGGGAAACAGATCGCCCTGTATTCTTTAATTATGTGAACAACTGGCCGAATAAAATCCAGAGTGAAGCAAAGGCAGATACGGTCTATATCGAACCCTGGGAGAGCTGCAACACTTATGAGGACCTATACAAAATGATAACAGATGCCAAAAAAAGAAGCGGCGATAAGCCCGTAATTCTGGCGGCTTATCTTGAAGGAATAAAAAAGCACAGCATATTTTTGGCAGATTCTATCATTGCCATAAGTGGGGGCAGAAGACTTGAGATAGGTGAAATAATGCGTATACTTTCCGGGCCTTACTTTCCGGGTGCGGACGCTGTGGACATGAAATTTCTTGACTCTCTGAAAAATTACTATGATTTTCAGGTTAGATATGAGGATTTTTTGAATGGTGAATTTAACGAATTATCCGATGTGAACTTTGAAGAAAACTATTCAACAAATCCCCAAAAAGGGAAAATTTGGGTAAGCCTTAAAAACTCGAAGCAAGGAATGATGATCAATTTCGTGAATTTGGTGAGTGCAAGAAGTTCATTATGGAGATCCAAGCAACGAATGCCAGAGGATTTTTCCAACCTGTTCATAACCTTCCCTAAAACCTTTTTTCCGGATAATGCGCGATTTTTCTTCATCTCACCTGATGGTCATGTTGCCCCTCAAGAAATAAAGGCGGAGACAATTGGCAATAAAATAAAGCTACCCCTCCTTTACCTGAAATACTGGTCAGCAATTTTGGTTATTCCAGAAAAATAA
- a CDS encoding PQQ-binding-like beta-propeller repeat protein — MKKFISLVIVTILLSILISCARLVNEPPRYPDNPIPSDDATNVELSVILKWECSDPDEDPIKYDVYFGIDSVPTTLVATDISLKEYNPGILDVHTTYYWKIVAKDARAKTEGPVWSFTTLNNDPATPTYLFPDDSAELEIPVILSWECSDPDSDSLTYDIYFGTDTTPPLFVSGVSETSYTLNELIGNKTYYWKVVAKDGYGGEAEGPVWSFTTINRAPATPTYLSPADASTELEIPVALSWECSDSDDDSLTYDIYFGTNTTPPLLTTGISDTSYTPDGITGHTTYYWKVVAKDGFGGETEGPIWSFSTVNRVPEIDISDQSVNEGETLTLNLTEYATDLDKDSLAFTILNGVGSITDTTYIYSPDYEASGTYNIEIEVSDGWGGNATDTFAITVMDVNRAPLSPSDPSPANGEVDVSLNPALSWSCSDPDGDPLSYDVYFGIDPIPATLVATEIALSEYTPDTLDIHTTYYWKIVAKDNRGGETEGPVWSFTTFNNDPATPTYLSPADASTELEIPVTISWDCSDPDGDSLSYDIYLGTNPTAPPLYTSGIADTFLALNDIIGHTTYYWKIVARDDFGGESEGPIWSFSTANREPQIPTNPFPNDGEDSVDVSITLSWECSDPDGDSLTYDIYFGTNTTPPLVESDYSKITYNPGTLESTTTYYWKIVAKDGEGSVISGPIWSFTTMSAGTKKWEFELPGGSVRWFDSSPAIGSDGTIYIGSYDNYLYAINPDGTKKWEFDTADLIESSPAIGADGTIYIGSRISASENPSLYAINPDGTKEWEFYTDDWVYSTPAIGDDGTIYIGSFDTKLYAINPDGTKKWEFDTADLIESSPVIGSDGTIYVGSEDTKLYAINPDGTKKWEFATGGAISSSPAIGSDGTIYIGSDDTKLYAINPDGTKKWEFATGGAIKSSPAIGSDGTIYIGSNDTKLYAINPDGTKKWEFVTGGAIKSSPAIGADGTIYFGSSDRKWYALYPDGTKKREFLTGGEIESSPAIWDDGTVYFGSRDNKLYAVYDDNGGLANTPWPKFHHDSFNTGNYSH; from the coding sequence ATGAAAAAATTTATCTCTCTGGTAATAGTTACTATTTTACTTTCTATACTTATTTCTTGTGCACGGTTGGTGAATGAACCACCTAGATATCCCGATAACCCTATCCCTTCTGATGATGCTACGAATGTTGAATTGTCGGTTATATTAAAATGGGAATGTTCTGATCCTGATGAAGACCCAATAAAATATGATGTGTATTTTGGTATAGATTCAGTTCCAACAACACTTGTTGCAACTGATATTTCATTAAAAGAGTACAACCCGGGCATTTTAGATGTACACACAACCTATTATTGGAAAATAGTTGCGAAAGATGCGAGAGCAAAAACTGAAGGCCCTGTATGGAGTTTTACAACATTAAACAATGATCCTGCAACACCGACATATCTTTTTCCCGATGATTCAGCAGAGCTTGAAATACCCGTGATACTCAGCTGGGAATGTTCTGATCCAGATAGTGATTCTCTAACATACGATATATACTTTGGCACAGACACAACACCGCCACTTTTTGTTTCAGGGGTTTCAGAAACATCATATACCCTGAATGAGTTGATTGGTAATAAAACATACTACTGGAAAGTGGTTGCTAAAGATGGCTATGGAGGAGAAGCAGAAGGGCCTGTCTGGAGTTTCACGACGATAAATAGAGCTCCTGCAACGCCTACATATCTCTCCCCCGCTGATGCTTCAACCGAGCTTGAAATACCCGTGGCACTCAGCTGGGAATGTTCTGATTCAGATGATGATTCACTAACATATGATATATACTTTGGCACAAACACAACTCCACCTCTTTTAACTACAGGAATTTCAGACACTTCTTATACCCCTGATGGAATAACTGGCCATACAACATATTACTGGAAAGTGGTTGCTAAAGATGGTTTTGGAGGAGAAACTGAAGGACCTATCTGGAGTTTCTCAACTGTAAACAGAGTTCCGGAAATAGACATAAGCGACCAGAGTGTAAACGAAGGAGAGACACTGACTTTGAACCTGACAGAATATGCCACTGATCTTGACAAGGACTCACTGGCTTTCACCATATTAAATGGGGTAGGGAGTATAACAGATACTACATACATCTACAGCCCGGATTACGAGGCATCAGGCACGTATAATATAGAGATAGAAGTAAGTGATGGATGGGGAGGGAATGCGACAGATACCTTTGCAATAACGGTAATGGATGTCAACAGAGCACCCCTATCACCATCAGACCCCTCACCGGCAAATGGCGAGGTAGATGTATCCCTCAATCCTGCTCTCTCATGGAGTTGCAGTGACCCTGATGGAGATCCTCTGAGTTATGATGTGTATTTTGGTATAGATCCAATTCCAGCAACACTTGTTGCGACCGAGATTGCATTATCGGAATACACTCCAGATACCCTTGATATTCACACAACCTATTACTGGAAAATAGTTGCAAAAGATAACAGAGGCGGGGAAACAGAAGGTCCTGTATGGAGCTTTACAACATTTAACAATGATCCTGCAACACCGACATATCTCTCCCCCGCTGATGCTTCAACCGAGCTGGAAATACCCGTGACAATCAGCTGGGATTGTTCTGACCCAGATGGGGATTCTCTGAGTTATGACATATATCTTGGAACAAATCCGACCGCTCCGCCTTTATACACATCAGGAATTGCTGATACATTTCTTGCACTGAACGATATAATTGGCCATACGACATACTACTGGAAAATAGTTGCCAGAGATGATTTTGGTGGAGAAAGCGAAGGACCCATATGGAGCTTTTCAACTGCAAATAGAGAGCCTCAGATACCCACAAATCCATTTCCGAATGATGGGGAAGATTCCGTTGATGTTTCTATAACACTCAGCTGGGAATGTTCTGATCCAGATGGTGATTCACTAACATATGATATATACTTTGGCACAAATACAACCCCACCATTAGTAGAGAGCGATTATTCAAAGATAACATACAATCCCGGAACTCTGGAGAGCACAACCACATATTACTGGAAAATAGTTGCAAAAGACGGAGAAGGTAGTGTTATTTCAGGCCCAATTTGGAGCTTCACAACTATGTCAGCTGGCACAAAAAAATGGGAGTTCGAGCTTCCCGGTGGTTCAGTTAGATGGTTTGACTCAAGCCCTGCGATAGGCAGCGATGGCACTATTTACATCGGCTCATATGATAACTATCTCTACGCAATAAATCCCGATGGCACAAAGAAATGGGAGTTTGATACTGCTGATTTGATTGAATCGAGCCCGGCAATAGGGGCTGATGGTACGATTTATATCGGTTCCCGTATTAGTGCTTCGGAGAATCCAAGTTTATATGCGATAAATCCTGATGGCACAAAGGAATGGGAGTTTTACACTGATGATTGGGTTTATTCTACTCCTGCCATAGGTGACGATGGCACGATATACATAGGTTCCTTTGATACCAAACTTTATGCAATAAATCCCGATGGCACTAAGAAATGGGAGTTTGATACTGCTGATTTGATTGAATCGAGCCCGGTAATAGGCAGCGATGGCACCATATATGTTGGTTCAGAAGATACTAAACTATATGCGATAAACCCCGATGGCACTAAGAAATGGGAGTTTGCCACCGGAGGCGCTATAAGTTCAAGCCCCGCAATAGGAAGCGACGGTACCATATATATAGGCTCTGATGATACCAAGTTGTATGCGATAAACCCTGATGGTACTAAGAAATGGGAGTTTGCCACTGGAGGTGCTATAAAGTCAAGCCCCGCAATAGGAAGCGACGGTACCATATATATAGGCTCAAATGATACTAAATTATATGCGATAAACCCTGATGGCACTAAGAAATGGGAGTTTGTCACAGGAGGTGCTATAAAGTCAAGCCCCGCAATAGGAGCCGATGGTACAATTTATTTCGGATCATCCGATCGTAAATGGTATGCTCTTTATCCCGATGGCACCAAAAAAAGGGAATTTCTTACCGGTGGAGAAATAGAATCAAGTCCAGCAATATGGGACGATGGAACTGTTTATTTTGGTTCGCGGGATAATAAATTATATGCAGTATACGACGATAATGGAGGGTTAGCAAATACCCCCTGGCCAAAATTTCACCATGATAGCTTTAACACGGGCAATTACAGCCATTGA